Part of the Thermodesulfovibrionales bacterium genome is shown below.
AATGACCTCCCGTCCCTGCTCCGCCATCTCCTCGATGAGCACCCCTTCCACACCCTCAATCTTCAGAAGCTCCGACACGGCATTCTCCACGTCCTGCATGCTATTCAAGCCTAGCCTGACTCCCTTGATGTCGCTCTTCGATGCGATCGAGGATGAAGAGACCTTTGCGACGAGCGGAAACCGCAGATCACGCAAAGACGGAATTTCGGGACCTCCTCCCATGAATACTCCCTTCGGGATAGGAATCCCAACCTCCTTTAGAAGCCCTTTCACGTCATGTTCAAGAAAGATTTCTTTCGACTTGTTCCGTCCAAGAAAGGTTTTCAGAATC
Proteins encoded:
- a CDS encoding acetate--CoA ligase family protein, translating into MVEEILKTFLGRNKSKEIFLEHDVKGLLKEVGIPIPKGVFMGGGPEIPSLRDLRFPLVAKVSSSSIASKSDIKGVRLGLNSMQDVENAVSELLKIEGVEGVLIEEMAEQGREVI